AACTGGCGGGGCTCGACATCGTGGTGGGCGAGACGCACGCGTCGGTGGCGTGCGGCGAATTGGTCACGATCGATGAGCTGCCGGTCGAGCCGTTCCAGTTGCCCGTGACCCCGGTGCTGGACTTCTCGACCGGAACGACGGCGGGTGACCTGCTCACCATCCCCCTCAGCATCATCAACCCAGCCGCTGAGCCGATCACCGTGACGGAGCTCACGGCTTCGCTTCCACCGACGGTCGAGCTGGTCGCCTTCGACGGCTTCGCACCCAGCGGCAGCAACCTCGGGTTGACCGACGCACTGGGTCTGAACACCAACAACCCGCGCGAGACGGTGGTGACGCTCAACGCCGACGTTGCCGCCGGTGACACCATCAGCGGCACGATCACCGTTCGCATCGTGGCCGAGGGGCCGATCCACATGGATGCCCGAATCCAGACGACCGCGAGCAACGTGCGTACCGGCCTGACCGGCGACCTGCGCGACGCTGACAACGACGGCATCGGCGACCCGGACGACAACTGTGTGATCACGCCCAATCCGGACCAGGAGGATCTGGATGGGGACGGCATCGGGGACGTGTGTGATCCCGACATCGATGGGGACGGCCTGACCAACGTGGAAGAGGAGACCGTCCACGACACCGATCCGCGGGACCCGGACTCAGACGACGACGGGTTGGATGATGGTCGTGAGGTCACTGACACCAACACCGACCCGGGCGACCCGGACTCCGACGATGATGGGTTGAGTGATGGTGAGGAGGTCTTGACCGTCGGGACCGACCCGGGCGACCCCGACACCGACGATGGCAGTGTGAGCGACGGTGATGAGGTCGCGCAGGGCACCAACCCCCGTGACAACCCCGGCGACGACATCATCGAAGGACCGCGCCCCGGTGATCCGCTGGCAGACCCGCCTCCAGCGCCAGAACCCGGTCAGGACAACCCGGGGCCCGATCCCGGACCGCAGCCGGACGGTGAGCCGCAGGGGGGACTGGAGAGCGAGCCGAGCCAGAGTCCCGAGAGCGAGCCAGCTGAGCAGGCGGACGGTCCGCAGACCGAGGAGCCCGAACCCGACGGCCAGAACCCGGCCATGGGTCCGAATGCGGCGGTGCTGAGCGGCGAACGGCTGAGTGGCGCGGACCGGATCACGACCGCCATCGAGGTGGCGACCGCCACGTTCAACGACGCACCAGCGGTGGTCCTCGCCCGGTCCGACGACTTCGCCGATGCGCTGGCCGCCTCCACCCTGGCGGTCGAGGTCGGCGCACCCATTCTGCTGACGCCTCCCACCGTCCTGGACAGCCGTGTGCTGCTCGAGATCGAGCGACTGGGTGCCGAGACGGTCTACCTCATGGGCGGGACGGCTGCGCTGAGCGAGGACGTTGAGTCCACGCTGCGCAACGCCGAACTGGAGACCATCCGGTTGGCTGGCGCCTCCCGCTTCCACACTGCGGTGTTGATCGCGGAGGAGGTCGTGGAGCTCGGCGGGCCGGTCGACCACGCGATCGTGGCGCGCGCCGACGCCTTCGCCGATGCGCTCGGATCCGCGAACCTGGCAACCGCCGTTCGAGCACCCATCCTGATGACGGCGACGGACGAGTTGACCGGCGTCACCCGAGACGCACTGGACACGCTCCTCGAGGACGGGGATCAGGTCTACGTCGCCGGCGGGGTCGCGGCTCTGCAGACCGACATCGACCGCACGCTGGAAGCCGATGGGCTCGACCCCATGCGGGTGGCGGGTGCCACGAGGTACTCCACAGCCCTGGCCTTCGTCGAGCTGAGCCAGGAGATGACGCAGGAGAACGGAACGCTCTGGCTGGCCTCAGGCGAGGACTTCCCGGATGCGCTCACGGCCGCCGTCGGCGTCCACCGGTTGGGCGGATCGCTGTCGTTGGTGAACCCCGTCGATCTGATGGCAAGCCCAGCGGTGGCCGAGTACGTCACCGGCCGTGGTGACACCCTCGACCGGGTCCTGCTCGTGGGCGGCGACAGCGCTGTCAGTCCAGCCGTTGCTCAGCAGATCATGGAGCTCATGACGTAGGACACGCCTCTCGTGTCGCGAGCGGGCCCCCCTCAAGCCTCGCTCGCGGCCAGGCCGCCCGATCACTGCTCGGGCGGCCTTCCTCCTCTCCCGGTTCGGGCTGACCCCGCTCAGTCGACGATGAGCCCGAGCCGGCGGGCGCACTGCGGCCACGCTTCCCACCCCTGGATCTGCCACAGCAGCGTGCCACGGTAGATCTGCTCCTCCCGGCTGTGCTCGTGGGGCAGCCCCTGGCCACCGACCAGCGCCCAGGACTCGGGGAGGAACTGGATCCCGCCGTAGTACCCGTTGCCGGTGTTGATGTGCCAGTCACCGCTCGACTCGCAGAGTGCCAGGTGGTCCCAGACGTTCTCCGCCGTGAGCCCCTCGGGCGGCACCACCGTGTCGGATCGCGGCGCCCGGGGATCCCGTACCTCCTCGGCCGGGATGCCCTGCTGGCCCAGGGCTCGCACGGCCGCAGCGGAGGACGAGCCCTCCGCCAGTGCAACCAGCACCACGGGACGGCCTTCGTCGGGGAGGGCTCCCTCCACCACGACGGCATCGGCCACCGGTGGGGTGCCGTTGGTGGCGAAGGCACCCACGCGCAGGAGGTGCGGGTCTCCCAGGTCGTCCGCGAGGTCGGTGGCGAGGAGGGCTCCCAGGGGGACCTCGTGGCGCGTTCCGAACTCATGGGTCACCGCGACCTGGCCTTGCGCCAACAGGTGCCACAGCGGCCGATGCTCCGCCGTCGAGGCGGGCGTGAACGGGCGGAAGTCCACAGGGTCGATGTGGCCCAGGGTCGCGGGTACACCACCCAGCACCCGCTCGGCCAGCCACACGGTTGCGGCGTGGCGATACCCCTCCAGGGCCTCGGCGGCTTCGCGGGCCTCGGCCAGCTCGTCGGGGGTGGTCTCGATCCTGACGTGCGGTTGCAACGCGGGCACGGGCGGCAGGTCGGGCAGGGCTGATGGCGGTGTGGGCATCGACGCGATGTTGGTCGTTGCCTGGCTGGGACCGTCGGTCGGCGCTGCCGTCGGCGTGGGGGCTGGCGCGGCCGTCTCCTGCTGCGTCGCGACGGCGTCGTCGGGGGTGACCGCGTCCAGCGGCGACGGGGCCGGCTCGGCTGCGCCGACCAGCGGTGCGGTCAGCGGGGCCGGCGTCACGCTGGCCGGCTGCTCGGGCGAACTCACCGAGGGTGTGGCCGAGGCCGTCTCCTGGGGGGTGTCCGTGATCGCAGCAGCCAACGCGCCCACGGCGGTCAGGCAAGCCACCGCGGCGGCGACGACCGCGGCCCAGAAGGTGGCTCCCCGGCGAGGGCTCACACGATCAGCCTCATGACGAGCCAACGCTATCGTCGGGTCGACGATGAGCCAATCCGTCCCGCTGAAGCGCCTCTTCGGCCAGCCCCTGTTCAGGCGCTGGGCAGTGGCGAACCTGCTCGCGCGGCTGCCCCTGACGATGAACCTGTTGGTTCTGGTGCTGGTCGGCGAAGCACTGACCGGTGAGGTCTCCACCGGCGCCACGCTGGCCGGCGGCGCGACCTTCGCTGCCGGTGCGACGGCCCAGTGGCGCGGGCGACGATTGGACCGTGTCGAGTTGAACCGCGGGCTGCGAACCGATCTGGGGTGGTCGTCAGTGGCCTTGGCGGCCCTTGCGGGTGCTGCCGTGATGGGTGCCCCGGTGCCGGTGATGCTGGGCCTCGCGGTTCTCCTCGGTGTGGCGTTCGCTGCCATCCTCGGTGGCTTCCGGGCGCTTCTGGTCCAGGCCGTTCCGGACGACGACATCGAGGCGGCCAACGCCATGGACGCCGTGTTCGTCGAGGTCGCCTTCGTGGTCGGACCGGCCCTGGCTGCCATCCTGGCGTTGCTGATCCCACCCGCCGGGCTGCTGCTGCTGATGAGCGCCACGTTCCTCCTGGCCGTGCCGATGACCGCCGGGCTGCCCACCCGTGAGCCGGTCGCCGGCGGCGTCGACCCGGTCGGGCCGGCTCCCCTGTTCACGCACGGCGCGACGCCGATCTACCTGCTCGGCCTGGCTGCCGGGCTGGTGCTCGGCTCGTTCGAGTCGTTGATCCCTGCGCGGGTCGAGAGCTTCGGCTTCTCGGCGGAATCTGCCGGGCCGTTCCTGGCACTGACGGCACTCGGCAGCGGGATCGCCGGTGTTGTGGCGGCCAACCAGTCCAACCAGCTGCGTCGAGGTCGGCTGTACGCCGCGGCGCTGCTGGGCCTCCTCAGCCTCTTCTTCCTGCCAGTGGCGTTCGCCGGGCAGCTCTGGGTCCTGGGCATCGGGATGTTCCTGCTGGGTGTGCCGCTGGCGCCGCTGAATGCACTCGGCAGTCTCGCCTTGCAGCGGATCGTGGCCCAGCAGCGGCAGGCCGAGGGGTTCAGCATGTACACGGCGACGATCCTGATCGGGGCGGGGTCAGGCCAGTTCCTGGTGGGCTTCCTGCTGCCGCGCTCGACGCCGGAGGCGCTGCTGGCCTCGCTGGTCGCAGTTGCCGGTGTGATTGCGCTGGCGATCTTGGGTGCGGCGATGCTCCGGCGACGCCGCGGCCTGCCGCCGGGACTGGGGTCGGACCACGACCCGACGGTGACCAAACCCTCCGCCTACGCCTAGTCCGGCCAGTGCTTCTACTAGCTGGGCGAGCGGGTCCGGTTCGGTGAGCTCGCGTGTACGCATGCGTGAGTTGACCCCCTCAGGCCGGGAGAAGTCACGCATGCGTCGGCGCATCCCGAGGCTGAGTCGGTGCTGGGCGTCCGGCGGAGCTTCGACTCGACGGAACATCGGTGTCTTGACCGGCGTCATAGGGTCATCCCAGAGCCGTTGATCCGCGAGGACCTCCGATGTCACCAACCCTCCCCACCACGTCACGGGCACTGGCCGCACCGTCGCTGCTGCTGGTCATGGCCCTGCTGCTCGCCGTGCCCTCACCGGCTGACGCCCAGCCCGCCGGCTTCGACGGCGACCCGGCCACCACGGAGCGCATCGCGGCGGGTGACCCCGTCCAAGCCGCGGTGGCGGTCTCGCAACAGCGCTTCCCCGACGGCGCGCCGTACGCGGTGCTGGCGACCTCGGAGACGTTCGCGGACTCCCTGGCGGGCGCGGCGCTGACAGATGAGGGGCCGTTGCTGCTCACCGCCAGCCAGTCGCTGACGGCCTCGGCAGCCACCGAACTGGACCGCGTGCTGGACGAGGGGG
The sequence above is a segment of the Euzebya tangerina genome. Coding sequences within it:
- a CDS encoding choice-of-anchor P family protein; translation: MLLAALVIMGLPVAVGAQLATIGSQADARGILTDVDLLGIEIAPMQGLPNVDVYSTDDSASDTTTTLAVSAGGVVDASVITTTASVDPATPSGSAQATVEDLAVLDLGLTNLLEIGTLDTSVAVDCEGEVSVSSTLTDLLVAGLPVLDVDLSGEIAPNSHVDLDYLGVEVGTVVLNEVVLDTDARGVTARAAHIYLGDTLQELVDVLDPLGLGTFDGLLELAGLDIVVGETHASVACGELVTIDELPVEPFQLPVTPVLDFSTGTTAGDLLTIPLSIINPAAEPITVTELTASLPPTVELVAFDGFAPSGSNLGLTDALGLNTNNPRETVVTLNADVAAGDTISGTITVRIVAEGPIHMDARIQTTASNVRTGLTGDLRDADNDGIGDPDDNCVITPNPDQEDLDGDGIGDVCDPDIDGDGLTNVEEETVHDTDPRDPDSDDDGLDDGREVTDTNTDPGDPDSDDDGLSDGEEVLTVGTDPGDPDTDDGSVSDGDEVAQGTNPRDNPGDDIIEGPRPGDPLADPPPAPEPGQDNPGPDPGPQPDGEPQGGLESEPSQSPESEPAEQADGPQTEEPEPDGQNPAMGPNAAVLSGERLSGADRITTAIEVATATFNDAPAVVLARSDDFADALAASTLAVEVGAPILLTPPTVLDSRVLLEIERLGAETVYLMGGTAALSEDVESTLRNAELETIRLAGASRFHTAVLIAEEVVELGGPVDHAIVARADAFADALGSANLATAVRAPILMTATDELTGVTRDALDTLLEDGDQVYVAGGVAALQTDIDRTLEADGLDPMRVAGATRYSTALAFVELSQEMTQENGTLWLASGEDFPDALTAAVGVHRLGGSLSLVNPVDLMASPAVAEYVTGRGDTLDRVLLVGGDSAVSPAVAQQIMELMT
- a CDS encoding transglycosylase family protein, which codes for MSPRRGATFWAAVVAAAVACLTAVGALAAAITDTPQETASATPSVSSPEQPASVTPAPLTAPLVGAAEPAPSPLDAVTPDDAVATQQETAAPAPTPTAAPTDGPSQATTNIASMPTPPSALPDLPPVPALQPHVRIETTPDELAEAREAAEALEGYRHAATVWLAERVLGGVPATLGHIDPVDFRPFTPASTAEHRPLWHLLAQGQVAVTHEFGTRHEVPLGALLATDLADDLGDPHLLRVGAFATNGTPPVADAVVVEGALPDEGRPVVLVALAEGSSSAAAVRALGQQGIPAEEVRDPRAPRSDTVVPPEGLTAENVWDHLALCESSGDWHINTGNGYYGGIQFLPESWALVGGQGLPHEHSREEQIYRGTLLWQIQGWEAWPQCARRLGLIVD
- a CDS encoding MFS transporter; its protein translation is MSQSVPLKRLFGQPLFRRWAVANLLARLPLTMNLLVLVLVGEALTGEVSTGATLAGGATFAAGATAQWRGRRLDRVELNRGLRTDLGWSSVALAALAGAAVMGAPVPVMLGLAVLLGVAFAAILGGFRALLVQAVPDDDIEAANAMDAVFVEVAFVVGPALAAILALLIPPAGLLLLMSATFLLAVPMTAGLPTREPVAGGVDPVGPAPLFTHGATPIYLLGLAAGLVLGSFESLIPARVESFGFSAESAGPFLALTALGSGIAGVVAANQSNQLRRGRLYAAALLGLLSLFFLPVAFAGQLWVLGIGMFLLGVPLAPLNALGSLALQRIVAQQRQAEGFSMYTATILIGAGSGQFLVGFLLPRSTPEALLASLVAVAGVIALAILGAAMLRRRRGLPPGLGSDHDPTVTKPSAYA